A DNA window from Phycisphaerae bacterium contains the following coding sequences:
- a CDS encoding Gfo/Idh/MocA family oxidoreductase, with protein sequence MGTHKSFVVLGGGSMGRRRIRCLLAHGVPASAIRLVDVRQDRRAECLSRHGVESLPDLEQALKWKPDALVVSTPTRFHVECCAAAARANTDFFCEIALSDRLDGTEELAALVRQSGLVAALGIQTPYHPVVQRAKRWLAEPAMGRPLIYHFEWGNYLPNWHPWENYTAFYDPTQFEGVFVEDLGQLYSLLDDSLAELSCRTHKLGDLKIDGCDCFQLLGRTRKGTVVTFQFDLLQDLQQTVYRIVCQNGVIEIRLFPDCRAERYLNATGLSEVYLPPKGYQYEQCYVDEFGAFLQAIEKRTPWHHPLEAGIHVLKCLEAARLSNKEGRLVTV encoded by the coding sequence ATGGGAACACACAAGAGTTTCGTCGTGCTGGGCGGAGGCTCCATGGGCAGGCGTCGGATTCGCTGCCTGCTCGCTCACGGCGTGCCAGCCTCGGCCATCCGCCTCGTCGACGTCCGCCAGGACCGGCGGGCGGAGTGCCTCTCCCGGCATGGCGTCGAGAGCCTGCCGGACCTGGAGCAGGCCCTGAAGTGGAAACCGGACGCCTTGGTCGTCTCAACGCCAACCCGCTTTCATGTGGAATGCTGCGCGGCGGCGGCACGGGCCAATACAGACTTCTTCTGCGAGATCGCTCTCTCTGACCGCCTCGACGGTACCGAAGAACTCGCTGCCCTGGTCAGGCAAAGCGGGCTGGTGGCCGCTCTCGGCATTCAGACACCCTATCACCCGGTCGTCCAGCGGGCCAAACGGTGGCTCGCCGAACCGGCCATGGGTCGCCCACTGATCTACCACTTCGAGTGGGGCAACTACTTGCCCAACTGGCATCCATGGGAAAACTATACCGCCTTCTACGACCCCACCCAGTTTGAGGGTGTCTTCGTGGAGGACCTCGGACAGCTCTACTCGCTGCTTGATGACTCGCTTGCCGAGCTGTCTTGCAGGACTCACAAGCTCGGCGATCTCAAGATCGACGGCTGCGACTGCTTCCAACTCCTCGGGCGGACACGCAAGGGCACCGTGGTCACGTTTCAGTTCGACCTCCTGCAGGATCTGCAGCAGACGGTCTACCGGATCGTATGCCAGAACGGCGTGATCGAGATCCGGTTGTTCCCGGATTGCCGCGCCGAGCGATACCTGAACGCAACCGGCCTGTCCGAGGTGTACCTGCCGCCCAAGGGCTATCAGTACGAGCAATGTTACGTGGACGAGTTTGGCGCTTTTCTCCAGGCGATCGAGAAACGGACCCCCTGGCACCACCCGCTGGAGGCCGGAATCCACGTACTCAAGTGCCTTGAAGCGGCTCGACTCAGCAACAAGGAAGGCCGGCTCGTCACGGTGTGA
- a CDS encoding exo-alpha-sialidase: MTGFRRDDRNADRSRRWLGPFLLVLASLAIPPRALRAEELSDAPLIPPPAAWTFVGGAWTIRDGRLEQTDNSGQPQAVHRGATVADPTLQLRFRVSPGGNGVQAAGLILNAQDSARGYFIHFDTRFDQVILFRGDIMADGNEITRKNQIAMEPGRWYTARAQTRTGRVEVYLDDKLVLSANDRTYAEGLVGVYTSQGAVEFSNLKITGKRAAIASRWEIKSTGTDVATDQEMATILEPQRVLCRQRYIGWPSIALAPNGDLIAAFSGDRTGHISEDGKTQISRSSDGGKTWSPAITIQDLRIDDRDAGVICTAKGTMLVSWFTGPPYGTDLQGHYVVRSTDGGKTWGQPIRTPVTTPHGPIQLSDGRLLFMGQRPHSSHTTPKDYNGTPDGSPHKVSISESRDDGQTWKIIADFPVPAGDRMLSYDEVHVVEASPGTLVALFRDCNPPDQLRQSESVDGGATWSAPHTTPMQGHPPHVIRLTNGWLLAVYARRRPPFGQHACISRNLGRTWDVKKEIKLAAAFEGDMGYPASVQLKDGSIWTVYYQAERPGEPPALMGTHWTLKDVPAASR, translated from the coding sequence ATGACCGGCTTCAGACGCGACGATCGGAACGCGGACAGATCAAGGAGATGGCTAGGTCCCTTTTTGCTGGTTCTGGCAAGCCTTGCGATTCCGCCTCGCGCTCTGCGGGCTGAGGAACTCAGCGATGCACCGCTCATTCCCCCCCCCGCCGCCTGGACGTTCGTGGGCGGCGCCTGGACGATCCGCGATGGGCGCCTCGAGCAGACCGACAATTCCGGCCAGCCGCAGGCAGTCCACCGCGGCGCGACGGTCGCCGATCCGACCCTGCAGCTGCGTTTCCGGGTGAGTCCCGGCGGCAACGGCGTGCAGGCGGCAGGCTTGATCCTGAACGCCCAAGACTCGGCCCGCGGATACTTCATCCACTTCGATACCCGCTTCGACCAGGTCATCCTCTTCCGCGGCGACATCATGGCCGACGGCAACGAGATCACCCGAAAGAACCAGATCGCCATGGAACCCGGCCGCTGGTACACCGCTCGGGCCCAGACCCGCACCGGCCGTGTCGAGGTCTACTTGGACGACAAACTCGTGCTCAGCGCAAACGACCGCACCTATGCCGAGGGACTTGTCGGCGTGTACACCAGCCAAGGAGCCGTCGAGTTCTCAAACCTGAAGATCACCGGGAAACGCGCGGCCATTGCCAGCCGCTGGGAAATCAAGTCCACCGGCACGGACGTCGCCACCGACCAGGAAATGGCCACCATCCTCGAACCACAACGCGTCCTGTGCAGGCAGCGCTACATCGGATGGCCCTCGATCGCCCTGGCCCCCAACGGTGATCTGATCGCCGCTTTCTCCGGTGACCGCACGGGGCATATCTCCGAGGACGGCAAGACGCAGATCAGCCGGAGCTCTGACGGTGGCAAGACGTGGAGTCCAGCCATCACCATCCAGGACCTCCGCATCGACGATCGCGATGCCGGTGTCATCTGCACCGCCAAGGGGACGATGCTGGTGAGCTGGTTCACCGGGCCTCCCTATGGGACGGACCTGCAGGGCCACTACGTGGTTCGTTCCACTGACGGCGGCAAGACCTGGGGACAGCCGATTCGTACGCCGGTCACGACGCCGCACGGCCCTATCCAACTGAGCGACGGCCGACTCCTCTTCATGGGCCAGCGGCCGCATTCCTCGCACACGACACCCAAGGACTACAACGGCACGCCGGATGGCTCGCCTCACAAGGTCTCGATTTCCGAGTCGCGCGACGACGGTCAGACCTGGAAGATCATCGCGGACTTCCCCGTACCTGCGGGGGACCGCATGCTCTCCTACGACGAAGTCCATGTGGTGGAAGCATCGCCTGGTACGCTCGTGGCCTTGTTCCGGGACTGCAATCCACCGGATCAGCTCCGCCAGTCTGAGAGCGTCGACGGCGGCGCGACCTGGTCGGCGCCACACACGACACCGATGCAAGGTCATCCACCGCACGTGATCCGATTGACGAACGGCTGGCTGCTGGCGGTGTACGCCCGACGACGCCCACCGTTCGGCCAGCATGCGTGCATCAGCCGCAACCTTGGGAGAACATGGGACGTCAAGAAGGAGATCAAGCTCGCGGCCGCCTTCGAGGGCGATATGGGATATCCTGCATCGGTGCAGTTGAAGGATGGATCGATCTGGACGGTTTATTACCAGGCAGAACGGCCGGGCGAGCCGCCGGCCCTGATGGGCACCCATTGGACACTGAAGGACGTGCCCGCCGCAAGCCGATGA